CTGCTGGTACTGGCGTTCCTGGCCGCCTACAGCCTGCTGCTCAATGTCCTGGGCTGGCTGACGTTCGGGATTCCGGAGATGCTGGCCCATCTGGCGTTGTGCCTGGGGCTGACGTATGCCTCCAACCTCGGACTCGCGGCGATTTTCCACGTCCGCCCTCACTCTGAGTCTTCGCTGATTACGGGCCTCCTCCTTTATTTCCTGTTCTGGCCGACGTTCAACCCGATGGATATGACCGGCGTGGCGCTCGCGTGTGTGCTCGCATCTGCTTCCAAATACGCCCTGGCCTGGCGCGGCCGCCACATCTTTAATCCCGCAGCCGCCGGCGCCTTCATCGCCGGGCTCACCGGACTCAACATCGCCACGTGGTGGGCCGCGACACCCGCCATGCTGTGGGTGCTGGTTCCAGGCATCCTTCTGGTGCTCTACCGCACCAGGAAAATGCTCATGGCGACGGTCTTCACGGTTGTGGCCACCTCCCTTGTGGCTCTGGAACTTCTGCGGGCAGGCATGGCCCTTGGCGGCGCCTTGTGGCAGCCTCTCGCACAGCGTCCGGTGCTCTTTTTCGTCGGATTCATGCTGACCGAACCGCTCACCCTGGCACCGCGGCGGTGGCAGCAGCTGGCACTGGGCGCCGTCGTCGGTGTGGTGTTCGCAATCCCTTACAACCTTGGTTTTGTGTCAAACTCGCCGGAACTGGCGCTTCTCCTCGGCAATCTCCTGGCCTTTATGGCCGGCCAGCGCGGCGGCATCCGGCTGGCGTTCACGGGCTCGCGCCCGCTGACACCGTCGACGACGGAGTTCACCTTCCAGCCACGGCGCGCCGTACGCTTCACCGCCGGCCAGTACATGGAGCTGGACCTTCCGCACACAAAGTCGGATGGAAATGGCCGGCGGAGGGTTTTCAGCCTGACCAGCGCTCCCGGTTCGAATGAGGTGAGGTTCGGGGTGGGAACCGCCGAGCCTGTTTCCGCCGCCAAGCGGGTGCTGCAGGCCCTTGAACCGGGCGATGAATTGACGGCCACGGCCGTTGGCGGTGACTTTGTACTCCCCCGCAAGTCATCCCGGCCGGTGCTGCTTATAGCGGCGGGAATCGGAATAACGCCCTATCTGGCGCAGCTCAACGCCGGGGCCTCCGGGGACCGCGA
This genomic interval from Micrococcaceae bacterium Sec5.7 contains the following:
- a CDS encoding oxidoreductase, which gives rise to MSPINVRKIRPEMSPAALDTALGRFTMYRLVLLVLAFLAAYSLLLNVLGWLTFGIPEMLAHLALCLGLTYASNLGLAAIFHVRPHSESSLITGLLLYFLFWPTFNPMDMTGVALACVLASASKYALAWRGRHIFNPAAAGAFIAGLTGLNIATWWAATPAMLWVLVPGILLVLYRTRKMLMATVFTVVATSLVALELLRAGMALGGALWQPLAQRPVLFFVGFMLTEPLTLAPRRWQQLALGAVVGVVFAIPYNLGFVSNSPELALLLGNLLAFMAGQRGGIRLAFTGSRPLTPSTTEFTFQPRRAVRFTAGQYMELDLPHTKSDGNGRRRVFSLTSAPGSNEVRFGVGTAEPVSAAKRVLQALEPGDELTATAVGGDFVLPRKSSRPVLLIAAGIGITPYLAQLNAGASGDRDTVLLCLARNSAELAYADELERSGARILARFSDGSAPPSFVQNAAAGGGAGDASVAVAGTAGDRLDGPALKELVPDIAARDVFISGSPASVASLRSAARSAGARRIHIDSFAGY